One Funiculus sociatus GB2-C1 DNA window includes the following coding sequences:
- a CDS encoding YdcF family protein, translating into MILKISPSGQQKLFSKTSQSKAKSYRLLLLVLPIMLWFGYKQVEKSFIKPQALLVLGGSTKDLEREKFAAKLAHENPDLPIWVSSGSTNKTYVKRVFAKAGVDPSRLRLDYKALDTVTNFTTLVDEMEAKGISSIYLITSDYHMRRARVIGEIVLGSRGIAIKPVVVETGNPSEPIEKSIRDGARAILWVTTGYTGATLSKSYRTPP; encoded by the coding sequence ATGATTCTGAAAATTTCTCCCAGCGGACAACAAAAATTATTTTCCAAGACTTCTCAGTCTAAAGCTAAATCTTATCGGTTGCTGTTGCTAGTCCTACCTATAATGCTTTGGTTTGGGTACAAGCAGGTTGAAAAAAGTTTCATTAAACCCCAAGCATTATTAGTTTTGGGTGGTTCCACTAAAGATTTGGAGCGTGAGAAGTTTGCAGCTAAATTGGCGCATGAAAACCCAGATTTACCAATCTGGGTTTCTTCAGGTAGCACCAACAAAACCTACGTCAAACGAGTTTTTGCCAAAGCTGGAGTTGATCCTAGTCGCCTGCGCTTGGACTATAAGGCGTTGGATACGGTCACTAACTTTACCACCCTGGTTGACGAAATGGAAGCTAAAGGGATCTCTAGCATCTATTTAATTACCTCTGACTACCATATGCGCCGCGCCAGGGTAATTGGAGAGATTGTTTTAGGCAGTCGGGGAATTGCGATTAAACCTGTAGTAGTGGAAACAGGGAACCCATCTGAGCCGATTGAAAAATCAATCCGCGATGGAGCCAGAGCTATTCTCTGGGTGACTACCGGATATACAGGGGCTACCCTAAGTAAGTCGTATAGAACGCCTCCCTAA